The Thermodesulfovibrionales bacterium genomic interval GTGGTGGAGGGTCTATAATTTCATCTTGAAAATCTGCGAGAATAAATTAAAGAAGACTCACTTCAACAATCAGCTATGCCTGTCTTATAAATCAGGATTTCCTATTGCACTCAATATTTAAAAATTTATTTTTAAGACCCTGTGCTAATACTCATCATATTTTTTTGCCATTCCCTTCACAATATCTGCCGGATATTTCTTCTCATTGATCTCAATCTTCTCCATTGCTGCCCCGACAGGATCAATTCCGAATTTATCTGCCAGTTTTGTCAGGTATATCATCACATCTCCTATCTCCTCTTTAAGTTGCTGGATTTTTTCAGGACTGAGTGCATAACTCTCCTCTTCCGTTAGCCATTGAAAGAGCTCCACTATCTCCGATGCCTCAACACTCAGGGCCATTGAAAGATTTTTTGGAGAATGAAATTTTTCCCAGTCTCTCTCCTCTGCAAAGGTTCTTAATCTCTTGATAAGTTCATGCATATCTTGCATAAAGAAATCGTTTTAAGTACCCATTGTTTTCTATCAAATGGGCATTTTATCCTTCAAATTTCCAGTAAGAGTTAGCAATTTTAATGGTTTTATTTTACAGCCTGTAAAATAAATTGTCAAAACAATTCTGCATCTACCTCGAGAACATAGGGTATAAATAAGGCAGGCTATACACCAAAAATATAGGAGCCCTTTTTATCAGTTTTTTGAAGCCCGGAATATAGCCAGAAAATCGCACTCTCCTTCCAGCTGGCTTCTGTGGCTTATTAGTTATGTTATACTATGGAGTTTATGGATTACCTGAAAAATTTACTTAAAAAAATATTTCATCTTCTTTTTCTTTTTTATCTGTTGGCTGTTTGTGCGAAAGTGTCAGTTGCTGAAGCGACACCTGAGCACGGTAATATCTCTCTGGAAGAAAGAAAAACTTCCCTATCTCAGAAGACAAGCAATCTCTCTGAGCCGGCTACTATTTCACAGCCTGTTGTCATATTAATAGAAGTTAGTGGTGCGAAGCGGGTTACAGAAAATGCTGTGAGGGCGAAGATTTCTCATAAAGTTAATGAACCTGTCTCCTCTGAAAAAATAAGCA includes:
- a CDS encoding nucleotide pyrophosphohydrolase, which produces MHELIKRLRTFAEERDWEKFHSPKNLSMALSVEASEIVELFQWLTEEESYALSPEKIQQLKEEIGDVMIYLTKLADKFGIDPVGAAMEKIEINEKKYPADIVKGMAKKYDEY